DNA from Meleagris gallopavo isolate NT-WF06-2002-E0010 breed Aviagen turkey brand Nicholas breeding stock chromosome 12, Turkey_5.1, whole genome shotgun sequence:
CTCCCACTACAGGATTACAGATAACTACAaagaacagcacagaaaggaaggagggaggacatttctgaaacttTCTGGCTGTTCTGTAGACTTAAGGGCCATAATTCCTTTGCCACCTGCATGTTCCAAGTACAGAAACAGCCTCTGACCTGTAATGGGTTTGGGTGGCTTcactttcagcagcagcatttggagaCTCAGCTTTATATCAACTTTGTCTGCAGACACAGGAGACTCCTGCAACAGAATAATGAAGActcaacaaaaaataaagcttcagaAGCAGGACTAAAGGTTGGAGAGCACTGATGAGTGCAAGGAAAGATTCGACTTCAGAGAGCCTAGGACTTTAGCTCATAGACGTGCTTTGCTGGGAATGGAAAATCCCAAAGGGACCCTCATTGCTCTGTCCTCACCACCACCCACACAACCCACACACTAACACACATCAAGGATTCAGCTGAACAGAGAAGTTCTGGCTAAATAATCTACGATGTCTGAGAAGGAAGAGGTGAGAACTCAGATGGATAGAGGTGAAACCTAAGAGGGTGAAAGTGACACAGGAGAAGGCTTAGCACTGACTCAGTGTTTAAAATCCCCCAGAACAGCTCAGTATATTCACTGAGGTCAGCTACCACCTCTGCAGAAtcatctctgtgctgctccagaCTTCTCTGCCaaagaacagaagcagcagtggtCAGTCCCAACAAGCTCTCTGTGCCAGGAAGGATTCAGCTATGGACCCACCAAGCTCCTCTCAGAGGCAATCTAAAACATGAACTCAAGTCACTGTCCTTACCAGGACCAGACTCTCCAGTGGAGGTACAAGGTCTGATTCCCTGCTTGCTCCTTCACTTTCCCTGCATGACACAAGGGAGAAGCTCTGGGAATACCCTTGCACAGGGCAAGGGAGGATGGAGCAACGCTGCTGGGAAAGGAGCTGGCAGTTTCAGGGAGGGGCAGCAGGAATGCTGGCCCTGGGACCAAAGGAATCCTGCTGGAAAGCATGTCCTGGGAGAGTACATATGTCCCAATAGTACAAAGGCCTTGTGCAATGTGGGCTGGGtggctggagcagctgcagagacGCATCCCTCTGGGCTGCCAGACTCGTTCAGCCTGTATCTTGCTGTCACTGTCTTGCAAGAGCAAGACCTGGTTAAAGACCTGTAGGCAAGAGGGCCTAAGAAGAAGTTACACAGAGAGTGGGGAGCCATTCTGTACTGCAGATGTGCAGTTCAACCTCCTTTCCCTAAAAGTCAGCCTTGCTGTGGCCCCTGAACTCCTTCCTGTCTCCTTCAGCCAGAAATCCTTAGGCAATCCATAAACCTCCAGCCAAACTTTTGAGCTGCTTGCATTGGGAAACCTTGTTGAGCAACTGGAAGCAAGGAGGAAAGGTCTCTCAAGCAAGCAGCCTCCATTGTCTTACATCCTTAAAACATAtagctattttttaaaatacaaaatcccTGTGAGATCCCTGCAGTCCACCTCTCCTCTCACTTAAGGATTCATGTGCATGACTGAGACGGACACCACAgcctccagctcagcctccCAATGTCCAGTGAGCACCACAAGAAGGAAAGCTGCTTTACAGAGCCTTCTGGCTCTGGGAACTGCACTGACCAGTTTCAGTCAGCCAACTTTTGGGATCAGCACTGATTCACACCAGGCCTTTTGGAGAGGACAAGTAGtggcagaagaaattctttaagcTGGAAGAGGAATGGGGAAGGTTAGAAACAGAATTCCTAGGCACCTAGAATGCTTGGAATATTTGAAAAGCAGTGGAAATTACTTCCCCGAGACTAGTCTAAAGGCAGGTTCATTCCTCTGCTCCTATATGGAAGGTATCAGAGacctccagcagctgcttttgctgcagatACACACCTGAGATGCTGGCATTCAGAAATGAGTTTGGCACTCAGAAAGTGTACATCACATCACAAAACTACCTGCATGCTCCTGGCTTAGTGAATAGGCTCTCTGCTGACCTCAGGAAATTCTGTCATGGGCAATTAGTTCTCTTCATGACATTATATGCCTGCCCTTGACCAGTCTCTCatggttggcaactctgcctgcagcagaggggttgaaactgggtgcttttgaggtcccttccaacccaagccatacTATGATGATGGTAACTGACTCGGTACTTACCACCTCGTTTAGGATTTTAATGAGCAGGAAGTTTCGTTGTGAAAGCAGAAGAGCCAAACAAGCCCTGCAATGGAAATACAGAAGTAGCAGAAGGAAAGTGAACAGATGGCAGCCATGCTCTTGAGAGTGGGCTGTTATAACGTGCTGGTGTGTGAACAGggctatatttttttcctgggcAGGTGGAAGAATATCCCACTGCTTCCAGCAATAAACTTTCATTGGCTTCCTTATGTCAACACCAGCAAGCACTCGATTGTACTCAGCGATGCATAATGGATTTTGAAAGCTATCTCTGCCAGAAATGACAGGTTTCAGATGAATCAAGAAACAAACCTATTTACCACAGGACTGTGCAATTCCAGATactgaaacaaagcagaggCAAGAGGTGACACCTAGCAATGCTTTTTTCTGTCTGGTCCAATGTATTCCTAAAATATATTGCTCTTCAGCCTCAGCTCCACATCTACCTTTGCTGTTCCAGTCAGGACACCGAACCCACACCCTTTTCTAATCCCAAGGCCTTAGGGCCACTCTATCACCCTACAATCTGTTATCTAACACCTTTCTCTGCAGGACTTTCTAGGAAACCTGTCAGTCATATTCACACTCCTCCTGATTTAGCACTCTTCCATAAAGTCACTGCCAACTCTTCAGCACAGCAACCCACCAGTCAAGATGGGGAAACCCATGTCCCGCTCACCAATTTCATCCACAGCCTGTGCAGTGTGGTTCTCATTCCCTAAATTTGTGGAGCTGATGGCACAAACCTCTGTCTTGACTGCATCCCAAGCACTGACCTGCGTACAGTCAAACATCCTGAAGGCAGCCGTACCCACACACAGACCAACAAAGATGTATTTTCCAGATACTGCCAGGCAATTGGCTGCcccaagaaagggaaaagataagTGCACCCAACTAGCAGCAGACATAGCTtcttaggttggaaaagacttgtAAGCCCAAATGTCAGCCCACCACTATCACGCctctgaccacatccctcagtgccacaaacccatggctcttgaacacctctagggacagtgacctcagcacctccctgggcaggggACAGATGAGACAGGCAGGACTTCTGCTCCAAACACCCCTGTGGCCCCAGGAGCAGCCCTTTTCTCTAATGTTCACCATAACACAACCCTGAGCTCACTCATTTGTATGCTACTAATTACCTTCTCCTGAGCAAGCAAGGGTGGAGccaggcagaaaagcagaaggtgaATTTAGTGCTGTTTAGCAtctgcttctctcttttcagAGAGGCGTGATAGATGAGTGAGAAGCAGAACCTGTCAGGCAAGCTGAGAAACTGCAGTGAATTAGTGGGGTGGTGGTGCGTTCTGAGGAAGgtgatggatggagggatgcaAAATTAATTCAGTAGATATTCTCTAGAAACACTGCTAAGGTAATCAGTGTTCTCCTCGCTCTGAGGCGCTCTGTATCGGGAATTCAGCCGTAGGAAAGCATTCGGTGGAACAGGCCTTCCATTTTTGTGCTTCTTGGAGTGCCTCCCTTCTCTCAGGGACTGTCAGAGACCAACACCACCACTTTGCTGACCACCCTGAGGGGCAGAGGTGTGGCATCACACAGCCAGTTGGGATCCTGCAGGAAGAAATCCTCCTTGTCCTCTTCCAGACCTGCTCAGATGGCAGAAGAGTCACCGGGGGATGCTGCCCGACACGCACAAACATCCTTCTGCCTTTCCAGATGCAAAACACAGCGCAGATGCGGCCCCCAGAGGAGATGCAGAACAAGGAACCGTACAGTATCAGCATTCATGAGGTAAtgggggaaaagagaaagctggtCAATGAGCTCCAAGTGGGAATGGGGTTCCTTGCAGTGAAAGCAAGCCTGTTAGATACAgcacatttctgctttgttgCATGCATTACTCATGGCCTGGGAACATCTGCCACACAGATACTTGGGGCTACAcgtcagaaaaagaaaaaaagaaaggagagaaaagaaagaaaagaaagaaaagaaaagagaaNNNNNNNNNNNNNNNNNNNNNNNNNNNNNNNNNNNNNNNNNNNNNNNNNNNNNNNNNNNNNNNNNNNNNNNNNNNNNNNNNNNNNNNNNNNNNNNNNNNNAAGAAAAAGCCTTCGCAGTGAATAAACCCAACCGAGAGGCAAAAGACAACAAATGAACGCAGCCGCCTGCCCCGAAAGCCGCTATCCCAGCGCGGCGCTCCTGGGCGGACCCTTTTAGAGGTGACACCGCCGCCCCCCCCATTCCGACCCCGCTGTGTACGGGTTGCCATGGCAACAGCGCCGCCCGGCCGGAAACGCGCTCCGGAGCGGAGGGTTCCGCCGTGAGACGGGGCGGAGCGGAGCGGCCGCGCACCTCCCGGGGCGCCCAGCTGCCACCGCCATGCAGGGCTTCGTGGAGTTCACCAACCGCAGCcaggggagggagaggatctTCCGGTGAGTGTTCAACACCATCCTGGGTTCCTCGGGGCTCCCAGCCGCTTTCTGCCCCCGCAGCTCCCAGGTTTCCCCCCGTCCCCGTCGTCCATCCCGTCCCCAGTAGCTGCCCCCCCTCCCCCGGCTCCCACAGCCGCCCTGTCTTCCTTCTACCACCCCTGCGAATTGTCCACGTTTCACCCGCGTGCCATTTTCCTCGTTTTTCCATTCCAGAGCCACTCAGTACACATGCATGTTGCTTAGCTATGTCATAGAGCGTAATGCTGATAACGAGAAGCTGGTGCTGAAACTCAAGCAGCTGGAATCTAGCATGAGCTCTGGCCGTAAAAGTAAGTACCGGTGTGCAGAGGGGTCCTTCCCCACGTGCTCCTTCCATCCAAACAGCTCCTGGCCTTGGGGGCTTTCTTTGGGCTGCAAAACCCCCTTTAGTGTATTCCCAGAACTGCCCGCAGTCCTGCAGCAACCAGCCAGAATCAATAGGGCCAGAATGACATTTATCGCTTCTGGGAGCTCAGTCATGCACCGTTCTGTACTTTCCTCACACTCTAACTTGAATGCATCCCTCCATCCCGTGTCACACTTGCTCTCCTTGTGCTGTTGCTGCAATTGTAGTTTGCTTTCAGGCTGACCTTACACCTACTTGTCAATTGCTCAATTCCAGAGGAACTTCCAGAGGGAAATACACAAACTTAGTACGTTACCATAGATTAATTTTATTACTGCAATTACATCTGGAGGATCATCATTTCTAGGAGAGAGTATCAGCATAACTGTAATTCTCTTGCTTAATCAATTCGCTTGCAAAACAAATCTCTAACAGACTTCAGGCCTAAATTCAGAGCCTTGCAGTTCCACTAACCCTCGGGTGCTGCCAACATCTGCCACTGTTGTAAAGCTGCAGgttataaaaagtattttgcatACTATTGTATTAACATTTGTGGGGTGAAACCCAACCTGCACGAGGGATGAAATCCATCTTGCCCTGTGGTAAGGCTTGAAATGGAATATAAATATACTGCTCTTGTTTGCAGGGAACTACAAACAAATTCATGGCTGGGGAGGCACCATTTCACAATTTTCCTGAAGACAGGAGTTGTTTAAACATACAAATGCCCAAAGCCTGTTAAGTTTTTGAAATGTACACATGGAGCAGTGACATCCTGAGttgtgcacagagctgtgccccTGCAGTAGCCATTCTGACCTTTGTGGCATTTCTTGCAGTGTTCCGGCTGGGCAATGTGGTGCACGCCTTGGTAGCAGCCAGGAAAACTACAGAGCTTCCCGAAGTGCTTCCTCGCATCTGCCTGACAGCCTCCAACCTGACCCGTGCTCTGTACTTCTTCTGCGACACGGTGCTGTGGTTGAAGAACGTTGGGCTCCAGTCTGACATCAATAAAGCAAAATGGCAGAACTGGGCTACCAAGTGCTACTACTTCTCTCTGCTGATGAACCTGGCCAGGGATTGGTATGAAGTCTCTTGGAGGCTGGAACAAGCTgtacaggaagaaaagatgaaggagAACTGTTTCTGGGATGAACAACATCAGCAACTAAACTCTTCCAAATGTAATGGCTTGCATggttttctcttcctgctgtttcAAATACTCAGAAGTCATCCTCCTCTGCTGCTAGACATGGTGAAGAACCTCTGTGATCTCTCTGGTCCTTTGGACACACTGGGCATCTACAAAACCAATCCAGGCGTGATTGGTTTCTGTGGgctcctctcctctctggtGGGGATCCTCACTCTAGCGAGCCCGCATCTGAAGCTGAAAGAGTGATGTAAGAGGAACTGCTCAGTGCGCAGTGAGCCAGCAGCTTTGATCCTCTGACAGGTTCTTATTCTCCACATGgcactttaaaaatgaagatgtcTCACTTTAACCTCAAGATGAGTTCTTTTCGCTCTGAATAAGCCACTTCTGCCCTTTGTCCTTCCCTGTGCCTTTGCAGATGAGTTTGGTGCCCAACAGAGCGAAGGTGGAAGAAGGCAGAGTAATATTGCACAAACAGAAGGAGGACTTGGAACATGGCTGCTAGATAAGGAAATATTGATGATCCTATATTTTAATACAGCTTTATGAAATAGCTGCCTAGACTATTGTAGTATGTGTATGACTGATAACTAATCATGTTTACACAGGAAAGCTAAAATTCAGCAATCAAATGTTCTTATAGCCAAATTTTCTGTAATATGTTCAGACAAGTTAGAAACTGTGGTTAGATAGCCTAAAGTAAAGCCTGAGTGTTCTGACAGGACTG
Protein-coding regions in this window:
- the PEX11A gene encoding LOW QUALITY PROTEIN: peroxisomal membrane protein 11A (The sequence of the model RefSeq protein was modified relative to this genomic sequence to represent the inferred CDS: inserted 1 base in 1 codon; deleted 2 bases in 1 codon; substituted 1 base at 1 genomic stop codon), which encodes MAWEHLPHRYLGLHVRKRKKERREKKEKKEKKREXXXXXXKKKPSQXINPTERQKTTNERSRLPRKPLSQRGAPGRTLLEVTAAPPIPTPLCTGCHGNXRRPAGNALRSGGFRRETGRSGAAAHLPGRPAATAMQGFVEFTNRSQGRERIFRATQYTCMLLSYVIERNADNEKLVLKLKQLESSMSSGRKMFRLGNVVHALVAARKTTELPEVLPRICLTASNLTRALYFFCDTVLWLKNVGLQSDINKAKWQNWATKCYYFSLLMNLARDWYEVSWRLEQAVQEEKMKENCFWDEQHQQLNSSKCNGLHGFLFLLFQILRSHPPLLLDMVKNLCDLSGPLDTLGIYKTNPGVIGFCGLLSSLVGILTLASPHLKLKE